From Pseudomonas sp. StFLB209, a single genomic window includes:
- a CDS encoding ATP-binding protein, whose product MKFIILRLLTHSELGMFHEYRRQGKERAKQRSINFDWDVVGKVFPSAENPDTIAITCRRLEDEDTVVEIASWLKRQHKNWRFEGDCPTSSFYSFVDPGVLFAMVVDASSTPANASWVAIPADHPARSSILGHGESAQLGKSAMIALYGEEGQHCQAVLSEHFPLLFKEAETVSVTPQIENDNNRNDDDAAPDPLGLFKILARAGHSLPSAVADLVDNSLSHGAREIDITFPNPNAGGRWMCIRDDGIGMTPAGLRDAMKIGHQREYDDGDLGKFGYGLKGAAWSQADRLTVVSKAAGNESTTLTWDKEHLAKTRRWALLSDPVAPEHASAVGIGNSGTAVLLTQMRPSMEPAKGRADSPYAQELAAIKSHLELVFHRYLEGKARGHEKVVIRLNGEALRANNPMGHPLTKEYDQHRIELPGASPDKTPALYIRAYVTPNEGEFDEYIKDLAPLEQRVERDRHSLNGRANDAQGLYFYRLDRLIKWGGWEDLFAKDEHTKLIRVAVDFDRLADEQLQVDISKQLIRLPFAITEHLKELIKAPRAAARLRYNKKEKPAPTAKGAGKTVSPAGTRASGGLLPPATAAGGTSVVLPAPAPTVKKDSTPIRLVSSGDKPWQRKTGFKGEEVEVTPLMPTLVTLVQLIEKDAEVKTALSEFLRALETAGVPDQLTDKV is encoded by the coding sequence GTGAAGTTCATCATTCTCCGACTGCTGACTCATTCCGAACTCGGCATGTTTCATGAGTACCGCCGCCAGGGGAAGGAGCGCGCCAAACAGCGTTCCATCAACTTCGACTGGGACGTCGTCGGCAAGGTTTTTCCTTCAGCAGAGAACCCGGACACCATCGCAATCACCTGCCGGCGTCTCGAAGACGAAGATACGGTGGTTGAGATTGCTTCATGGCTCAAGCGGCAGCACAAAAATTGGAGATTCGAAGGCGATTGCCCGACAAGTTCCTTCTACAGTTTCGTCGATCCGGGCGTCCTATTCGCGATGGTAGTTGACGCCTCGAGCACCCCAGCCAATGCATCCTGGGTTGCAATACCGGCAGACCACCCAGCCCGCTCTTCGATCCTGGGCCATGGAGAGAGTGCCCAGCTCGGCAAATCCGCAATGATTGCGTTATACGGTGAGGAGGGCCAGCACTGCCAAGCAGTGCTCTCGGAGCACTTCCCACTGCTATTCAAGGAGGCAGAAACAGTGTCCGTGACGCCACAAATAGAAAACGACAACAATCGCAACGATGATGACGCCGCACCGGACCCGCTCGGTCTCTTCAAGATCTTGGCACGTGCAGGGCACAGCCTACCCAGCGCTGTGGCCGATCTGGTGGACAACAGCCTTTCGCATGGTGCTCGGGAGATTGACATCACGTTCCCGAATCCAAATGCAGGCGGCCGGTGGATGTGCATTCGTGACGACGGCATTGGCATGACTCCAGCGGGGCTGCGGGACGCCATGAAGATCGGGCACCAGCGTGAATACGACGATGGAGATCTGGGCAAGTTCGGCTATGGGTTAAAGGGTGCGGCCTGGTCCCAGGCCGATCGACTGACGGTCGTATCGAAAGCTGCCGGAAACGAGAGCACGACGCTCACCTGGGATAAGGAGCATCTTGCGAAGACGCGCCGCTGGGCGCTTCTGAGCGACCCAGTAGCTCCCGAGCATGCCTCGGCAGTGGGCATCGGCAACTCGGGCACAGCTGTGCTGCTCACGCAGATGCGCCCCTCGATGGAGCCCGCAAAAGGCAGGGCGGATTCTCCCTACGCGCAGGAACTCGCTGCCATCAAGTCGCACCTCGAACTGGTCTTCCACCGGTATCTTGAAGGCAAGGCGCGTGGGCACGAGAAGGTAGTCATTCGCCTGAACGGTGAAGCTCTGCGTGCCAACAACCCTATGGGGCACCCACTGACGAAAGAATACGACCAACATCGCATCGAGCTTCCCGGCGCTTCTCCGGACAAGACGCCCGCCCTCTATATTCGTGCTTACGTCACGCCAAACGAGGGAGAGTTCGACGAGTACATCAAGGATCTGGCGCCATTGGAGCAACGCGTCGAACGCGACCGCCACTCCCTGAATGGCCGTGCAAATGATGCTCAGGGCCTGTACTTCTATCGACTTGACCGCCTCATCAAGTGGGGCGGCTGGGAAGATCTTTTCGCCAAGGATGAGCACACCAAGCTGATTCGTGTCGCAGTCGATTTCGACAGGTTGGCAGATGAGCAGTTGCAGGTAGATATCAGCAAGCAGCTCATTCGCCTACCGTTTGCGATTACCGAGCACCTCAAAGAGCTGATCAAGGCACCTCGTGCAGCAGCTAGGCTCCGGTACAACAAGAAGGAAAAACCTGCGCCGACAGCAAAAGGAGCCGGCAAGACTGTGTCGCCGGCCGGTACGCGAGCGTCGGGCGGCTTGTTGCCTCCAGCGACAGCGGCGGGAGGCACTTCCGTGGTGCTACCTGCTCCGGCTCCGACTGTAAAGAAGGACAGTACTCCAATCCGCCTTGTCAGCAGCGGCGACAAGCCATGGCAACGCAAGACCGGTTTCAAGGGGGAGGAAGTTGAGGTCACCCCACTAATGCCGACGCTGGTGACGCTCGTGCAGCTCATCGAGAAGGACGCCGAGGTGAAGACGGCTCTGTCTGAATTCCTTCGCGCATTGGAGACGGCCGGAGTTCCGGACCAGTTGACGGACAAGGTCTGA
- a CDS encoding Z1 domain-containing protein has translation MKVQLSLPLTLKPRLALWTDATAWTNWSRHEAYLRSQPKWKPHQIASVAEESLRIISKTVPVGRPEFQCRGLVVGYVQSGKTANFTAVAARAADVGYRLIIVLSGIHDSLRNQTQKRLDLELAGTGVDWIRLTDEASDFREPEVADGFASTGTVLIVAKKITPILKRLNQWFGKLEGRLADVPVLLIDDEADQASINTRGNRRDPSIDTDIDTEPDDGTGPSLTNALIRDILRKIPRATYIAYTATPFANIFIDPDATDNEVGEDLFPKDFVVQLPRPDGYTGTEELFGVSSQGRDVLRPVDAADVKALKPKQRKRSEAIVVRGPLDLPQSLADALLTFALAGAIRLQRGQIGKPNTMLVHVSRLQQDQLRIGEAIQEQIRHWFHHESAEPGVLKQMFRSTLAGLGPIDLPCSEEVLLDEAVTNLARLVVVVLNSTTGDELEYDAKPGRQLVAIGGNRLSRGLTLEGLTIAYFLRTTTLADALLQMARWYGFRAGYEDLIRIWTTEGIAQWFVELALVEESLRDSITALNKAGRRPDQMAIRMRAHSKLLLTSKNKSRMQADDARSWSGENPQTILFPMQDRELLERNVDLASALLRQHPPTQDAYGGAIAHDVPAEDIALFLRRYEGHPNSIAFQGAEIADWILERAAAGELRNWTVFVANPQRERQVLLGGRPYGLVRRSLQANESIGILIDPRHEGADLHGGPENYRAGSGFNARAMREDRPAQQGLLLLYPLDPEPLRAPTQTVLGLALSLPRTKDGEQQFVVNRGVRNV, from the coding sequence ATGAAGGTCCAGCTTTCACTTCCCCTTACGCTGAAACCCAGACTAGCACTGTGGACCGATGCAACCGCCTGGACCAACTGGTCCCGGCATGAAGCTTATCTGCGGTCCCAGCCCAAGTGGAAGCCACACCAGATTGCGTCAGTCGCGGAAGAGTCGCTGCGGATCATCTCGAAGACCGTACCGGTAGGTCGCCCGGAATTCCAGTGCCGCGGTCTGGTCGTCGGCTACGTTCAGTCCGGAAAGACCGCTAACTTCACGGCTGTGGCCGCGCGCGCAGCAGATGTCGGCTACCGCCTGATTATTGTTCTTTCAGGCATTCACGATTCATTGCGGAACCAGACACAAAAGCGCCTGGATCTGGAGCTGGCCGGGACCGGCGTCGACTGGATCAGGCTGACCGATGAGGCGTCAGATTTTCGTGAGCCGGAGGTGGCCGACGGATTCGCATCGACCGGCACCGTCCTGATCGTCGCGAAGAAGATCACGCCGATCCTGAAACGGCTCAACCAGTGGTTCGGCAAACTCGAAGGCCGGCTCGCTGATGTACCGGTTCTTCTCATTGATGACGAAGCCGATCAGGCCTCCATCAATACACGCGGAAATCGGCGCGACCCCAGTATCGACACCGACATCGACACTGAACCGGATGACGGTACGGGCCCTTCACTGACCAACGCCCTGATTCGTGACATTCTCAGAAAGATTCCGCGGGCCACCTACATCGCTTACACCGCTACGCCATTCGCCAACATATTCATAGATCCAGACGCTACTGACAACGAGGTCGGCGAAGACCTGTTCCCTAAGGACTTCGTCGTGCAGCTTCCGCGGCCGGACGGCTACACGGGAACAGAAGAGCTTTTCGGCGTCAGCTCACAGGGCCGCGATGTACTGCGTCCTGTAGACGCGGCGGATGTAAAAGCTCTGAAGCCGAAGCAGCGCAAAAGGAGCGAGGCGATTGTCGTCCGAGGGCCGCTGGATCTCCCCCAGTCGCTCGCCGATGCCCTCCTGACCTTCGCACTTGCCGGCGCCATCAGGCTGCAGCGCGGCCAGATCGGTAAGCCGAACACGATGCTGGTGCACGTATCCCGGCTCCAGCAGGACCAGTTGCGCATTGGAGAGGCGATTCAGGAACAGATCCGCCACTGGTTCCATCATGAAAGCGCCGAACCCGGCGTGCTCAAACAGATGTTCCGGTCAACGCTCGCAGGTCTGGGGCCGATTGATTTGCCCTGCAGTGAAGAGGTTCTATTGGATGAGGCAGTGACGAACCTAGCTCGTCTGGTTGTCGTTGTGCTCAATAGCACGACGGGTGATGAACTGGAATACGACGCCAAACCTGGACGGCAGCTCGTCGCAATAGGCGGCAATAGGCTATCGCGCGGACTAACGCTTGAGGGGCTAACGATCGCCTACTTCCTGCGCACTACAACACTGGCGGATGCTCTGCTGCAGATGGCACGCTGGTATGGTTTCAGGGCAGGCTATGAAGACCTGATCCGCATCTGGACAACCGAAGGGATCGCTCAGTGGTTTGTGGAACTTGCGCTGGTCGAGGAGTCTCTGCGTGACTCTATCACGGCACTGAACAAGGCCGGTCGCAGGCCCGACCAGATGGCCATCCGGATGCGGGCCCACTCAAAGCTCCTGCTCACCAGCAAAAATAAGAGCAGGATGCAAGCGGATGATGCACGGTCATGGTCTGGCGAGAACCCGCAGACGATTCTGTTCCCTATGCAGGACCGAGAACTGTTGGAACGGAACGTGGATCTAGCGTCCGCCCTGCTACGACAGCACCCCCCGACTCAGGATGCATATGGCGGCGCCATAGCACACGATGTGCCGGCCGAGGACATCGCACTGTTCCTGAGGCGTTATGAAGGGCACCCTAACAGCATTGCATTTCAGGGTGCGGAGATTGCCGACTGGATCCTGGAGCGGGCCGCAGCGGGAGAGCTGAGGAACTGGACCGTGTTCGTAGCCAACCCGCAGCGGGAACGTCAGGTTCTCCTGGGTGGAAGGCCTTACGGCCTTGTTCGACGGTCGTTGCAGGCCAATGAGTCGATCGGCATCCTGATAGATCCACGCCATGAAGGTGCAGACCTTCATGGCGGGCCAGAGAACTATCGCGCTGGTTCAGGCTTCAACGCACGGGCAATGCGCGAGGACCGACCTGCGCAGCAGGGCCTTCTCTTGCTCTACCCCCTGGATCCCGAACCGCTCCGCGCGCCAACACAAACGGTGCTAGGCCTAGCTCTGTCGCTTCCCCGCACTAAAGACGGCGAACAACAGTTTGTCGTGAATCGTGGGGTACGCAATGTTTGA
- a CDS encoding PD-(D/E)XK motif protein produces MFEITQDRWASLREQHSQHEDIREQAIRDLETALIGVSGDGRLHLLLAIDVAPQNLPPDLQSLQVRILEGEQIWLDISARSHHEELLTLIANKVLHAIRIEGRDPAVSVGRIIEDMRAALRPLTPDLSPAVQIGLFGELWVLSNVLFPTIGTRVSHLWSGPDSERHDFVGQGVHVEVKTTTRSEPKHEISRLDQLKAPSNKRLLFVSVMLERSLGGDETLADRVDEIREKLVSDGRALDVFDSRLAQLGWHEGLRQTGALLRFNFRAVHVFEVIDNFPRLPDDYVPPLGVAGIRYSINVGSLPSLEVSQVQDVLLTA; encoded by the coding sequence ATGTTTGAGATCACACAAGATCGCTGGGCAAGTCTGCGCGAGCAGCATTCTCAGCATGAGGACATCCGCGAGCAGGCGATCAGGGACCTGGAAACAGCGCTGATCGGGGTGTCAGGAGACGGCCGCCTGCACCTGCTGCTGGCCATCGATGTCGCCCCGCAAAACCTGCCGCCGGACCTGCAGAGTCTTCAGGTCCGCATCCTGGAGGGCGAACAGATTTGGCTGGATATTTCCGCACGCAGCCACCACGAAGAACTGCTCACGCTGATAGCCAACAAGGTCCTCCATGCCATCCGCATTGAAGGCCGCGATCCTGCTGTCTCGGTTGGACGCATCATCGAAGACATGCGTGCAGCACTGCGCCCGCTCACACCTGACTTAAGCCCAGCAGTACAGATTGGTCTTTTTGGCGAACTCTGGGTGCTGTCCAACGTGCTGTTCCCGACCATCGGCACGCGCGTCAGCCACCTTTGGAGCGGCCCTGATAGCGAACGCCATGATTTTGTTGGGCAGGGCGTACACGTCGAAGTGAAGACCACCACGCGATCGGAACCGAAGCACGAAATATCCCGTCTAGATCAGCTGAAAGCGCCTAGTAATAAGCGCCTCCTGTTTGTCAGCGTCATGCTGGAGCGCAGTCTTGGCGGCGACGAAACACTGGCAGACCGCGTCGATGAAATTCGGGAGAAGCTGGTATCCGATGGGCGTGCGCTAGATGTTTTCGATTCACGCCTAGCACAACTTGGTTGGCACGAGGGCCTACGACAGACAGGCGCGCTCCTACGGTTCAATTTTCGCGCTGTACATGTCTTCGAAGTTATCGATAACTTCCCCAGGCTCCCCGATGACTACGTGCCACCACTAGGTGTGGCAGGTATCAGGTACAGTATTAATGTTGGCAGCCTGCCTTCGCTCGAGGTATCGCAAGTTCAGGATGTTCTTCTAACTGCCTAA
- a CDS encoding BRO-N domain-containing protein gives MPHTESCSQARREPALEPTTPTIFHRYGRQLRVTLLENQVWFCARDLGRLIAWPLNTRSTCKLDPDQRRTLWLESHGRCEEELMISESGVYVLLVHHHHPEQRSLRQWITNEVVAAVRDAQPSAGDQAPMLSLLQWPGLSMSMLHWQNEPWIRLRDVPQVLPLPETEALKAGESWWRACIGR, from the coding sequence ATGCCACACACTGAATCTTGCTCCCAAGCCAGGCGCGAGCCTGCCCTCGAACCGACTACCCCCACCATCTTCCACCGCTACGGCCGCCAGCTCCGCGTCACCCTCCTGGAAAACCAGGTCTGGTTCTGCGCCCGCGATCTTGGTCGCTTGATTGCCTGGCCGCTTAACACCCGCTCCACCTGCAAGCTAGACCCGGACCAGCGCCGTACCCTCTGGCTTGAAAGCCATGGCCGTTGTGAGGAAGAACTGATGATCAGCGAGTCCGGGGTTTATGTGCTGCTGGTGCATCACCATCACCCCGAGCAGCGCAGCCTGCGGCAGTGGATCACCAATGAGGTGGTTGCGGCGGTGCGGGATGCGCAGCCGTCGGCGGGTGATCAGGCGCCAATGCTGAGTCTGTTGCAGTGGCCGGGGTTGTCGATGAGCATGTTGCATTGGCAGAACGAGCCGTGGATTCGGCTGCGGGATGTGCCGCAGGTGTTGCCGCTGCCGGAGACCGAGGCGTTGAAGGCGGGCGAGTCGTGGTGGCGGGCTTGTATCGGGCGGTAA
- a CDS encoding DUF4225 domain-containing protein, whose product MRTLEAGSQTSGQNLEDVRQAAALLKGQACTVAARTISDGILRLQFNRDIAYFAQGIVSDVERGLKTAEQGLAAIKEESNWFSHPAMIKIENSLGLVGGVGQVAAGVGLCYASGGFLCVTGGAALISHGANNIYESSRNLIKGRSDSEGWVRQGYQEAAQAAGGTKTDGNVAYLVTDLTLSGWGLTRKVVSPEARKLFRYIDEDFVRGFKAMTKQALRTEISVNVITFKNLTLEILKDDE is encoded by the coding sequence ATGAGGACGCTTGAGGCTGGTTCACAAACGAGCGGGCAGAATCTTGAGGATGTGAGGCAAGCGGCGGCGCTTCTCAAGGGGCAGGCTTGTACGGTAGCGGCGCGAACTATCAGCGATGGAATCCTCAGGCTGCAGTTCAATCGGGACATTGCTTATTTTGCACAAGGTATCGTCAGTGACGTCGAGCGTGGCTTAAAAACGGCTGAGCAGGGACTGGCAGCTATTAAAGAAGAGAGCAACTGGTTCTCTCACCCCGCAATGATAAAAATCGAGAACAGCCTTGGACTCGTAGGTGGCGTAGGTCAAGTTGCCGCTGGCGTCGGGCTTTGTTATGCCAGCGGCGGCTTTTTATGCGTGACCGGCGGCGCGGCCCTTATCAGCCATGGGGCTAACAACATCTATGAAAGTAGCCGAAATCTTATAAAAGGCCGTTCGGACTCAGAAGGCTGGGTTCGCCAAGGTTATCAAGAAGCCGCACAGGCAGCGGGCGGAACAAAAACTGATGGGAATGTTGCTTACCTCGTAACTGATCTGACTCTGTCTGGGTGGGGTCTGACTCGAAAAGTCGTTTCTCCAGAAGCTCGAAAACTTTTCAGGTATATCGACGAAGACTTTGTAAGAGGCTTTAAGGCTATGACCAAGCAAGCGTTACGTACCGAAATTTCAGTCAATGTAATTACCTTTAAAAACCTTACCCTTGAGATACTGAAGGATGATGAGTAG
- a CDS encoding DUF2177 family protein yields the protein MKRFLTAYAATLVAFLIFDGLWLGGLMGPTYRAWLGPLMLDTPVIGPAVAFYLMYGVGIVVLAVLPALNVQRLGQAVGHSALLGLVAYGTYDLTNWATLRGWPAQMALVDLAWGVVVTTLAGTVAYVLTSRLLR from the coding sequence ATGAAACGATTTCTCACTGCCTACGCTGCAACCCTGGTCGCGTTTCTGATCTTCGACGGCTTATGGCTGGGCGGGCTGATGGGCCCGACCTACCGCGCCTGGCTCGGCCCACTGATGCTCGACACACCGGTCATCGGCCCGGCGGTCGCGTTCTACCTGATGTACGGCGTGGGCATCGTGGTGCTGGCCGTGCTGCCGGCCCTCAACGTGCAACGCCTCGGGCAAGCGGTCGGCCACAGCGCCTTGCTGGGCCTGGTGGCCTACGGCACCTACGACCTGACCAACTGGGCCACCCTGCGCGGCTGGCCAGCGCAAATGGCCTTGGTAGACCTGGCCTGGGGCGTGGTGGTGACCACATTGGCGGGGACAGTGGCTTATGTGCTGACGTCGCGGTTGTTGCGCTGA
- a CDS encoding DsbA family oxidoreductase, with translation MHTDTQPALRVDIWSDYVCPFCYLQLPVLEQLQARYGAMIEWCWHAFELRPEPLTTPDPQADYLRMTWLQAVLPMADRRQLTMKIPPVQPHSRKALEAANFARSQGRFGDFNRALFRAFFEYGQNIGEDQVLLQLASATGLKPEALHLALQEQQHRVAVSDDEALADTLGLRAVPVLLLRKASQPLSEAQVLNGTLPLQRLTREIDALLA, from the coding sequence ATGCATACAGACACACAACCCGCCCTGAGGGTCGATATATGGAGCGACTATGTCTGCCCATTCTGCTACCTGCAATTGCCGGTTCTCGAACAGCTTCAGGCCCGTTACGGCGCGATGATCGAGTGGTGCTGGCATGCATTTGAGTTGCGGCCCGAGCCATTGACCACCCCGGACCCGCAGGCTGATTACCTGCGCATGACCTGGTTGCAGGCGGTGTTGCCGATGGCCGACCGGCGCCAGTTGACGATGAAGATTCCGCCTGTGCAGCCGCACAGCCGCAAGGCGCTGGAAGCGGCGAACTTTGCGCGCAGCCAGGGCCGGTTTGGGGATTTCAATCGGGCGTTGTTCCGGGCGTTTTTCGAGTACGGTCAGAATATTGGTGAGGATCAGGTGCTGCTGCAGTTGGCCAGCGCAACCGGGCTCAAGCCCGAGGCGCTGCACCTGGCATTGCAGGAGCAGCAGCACCGGGTTGCGGTCAGCGATGACGAGGCGCTGGCTGATACGCTGGGGCTGCGGGCCGTGCCGGTGCTGCTGTTGCGTAAGGCCAGTCAGCCGCTGAGCGAGGCGCAGGTGCTCAATGGCACCCTGCCCTTGCAGCGGCTGACGAGGGAGATTGATGCTTTGCTTGCCTGA
- a CDS encoding CvfB family protein, with protein sequence MALIGRFNSLQIVKHTNFGLYLDGGADGEILLPNRYIPKDAPTEVDDWLNVFIYLDSDDKLIATTLKPKIQVGGFASLKAVQVNNIGVFLDWGLPKDLLLPFSEEKRQMEAGEYCVVHAYLDKHTRRITATSRLDRYLDKTPATYSPGQAVNLLVVERTDLGFKAIIENKHWGLIHKNEVFKFLRPGMQEKGFIKEVRADGKVSLSLQPIGAAAADDLSGQIIAKLRENGGVLEVSDKSDPKLISDLFGVSKGNFKKAIGGLYKQGQIAIHADRIELT encoded by the coding sequence ATGGCTTTAATCGGGCGCTTCAACAGCTTGCAAATCGTCAAGCACACCAATTTCGGGTTGTATCTGGACGGCGGCGCGGACGGCGAAATCCTCCTGCCCAACCGCTACATCCCCAAGGACGCGCCCACGGAGGTCGATGACTGGCTCAACGTATTCATCTACCTCGACAGCGACGACAAGCTGATCGCCACCACCCTCAAACCGAAAATTCAGGTCGGCGGCTTTGCCAGCCTCAAGGCGGTGCAGGTCAACAACATCGGGGTGTTCCTCGACTGGGGCCTGCCCAAAGACCTGCTGCTGCCGTTCTCGGAAGAAAAGCGCCAGATGGAAGCCGGCGAATACTGCGTGGTGCATGCCTACCTCGACAAACACACCCGGCGTATCACCGCCACCTCGCGGCTGGACCGCTACCTCGACAAGACCCCGGCCACCTACAGCCCCGGCCAGGCGGTCAACCTGCTGGTGGTCGAGCGCACCGACCTGGGCTTCAAGGCGATCATCGAGAACAAGCACTGGGGCCTGATCCACAAAAACGAAGTGTTCAAATTTCTGCGCCCCGGCATGCAAGAGAAAGGCTTTATCAAAGAAGTGCGCGCCGACGGCAAAGTCAGCCTCAGCTTGCAACCCATCGGCGCGGCGGCCGCCGACGACCTGTCCGGGCAAATCATCGCCAAGCTGCGTGAAAACGGCGGTGTACTGGAAGTCAGCGACAAGAGCGACCCCAAACTGATCAGCGACCTGTTCGGGGTCAGTAAAGGCAACTTCAAAAAGGCCATCGGCGGGCTGTACAAACAAGGCCAGATCGCCATCCATGCCGACCGCATCGAACTGACCTGA
- a CDS encoding TorF family putative porin → MRVIRCLTPLLGALLVCQPASAQVLERSLGDFSLKLGTTPTRSMAQGLVAPSSGGDSFHGGLDLTHESGLYFGQWSPNMGLTPDSNMELDSYMGFKKPFDQSTGYELGMIRYSYPETNQVASHELYAGLRILDSRLGAAFSNDTGTRNNTLFVDLGSMPQLGVNVRMQYTTHEFGSAQIASDGRLVGGFNDWSLKLSRPWLGIDMNLIYSDSSLSGDDCGLYSGHNPRCEQTVTLKAVRALF, encoded by the coding sequence ATGCGTGTTATTCGATGCCTGACGCCGTTGCTCGGCGCCTTGTTGGTTTGTCAGCCGGCTTCTGCCCAGGTATTGGAACGAAGCCTGGGCGACTTCAGCCTGAAACTGGGAACCACGCCGACGCGCAGCATGGCCCAGGGCCTGGTGGCACCCTCAAGCGGCGGTGATTCGTTTCATGGCGGGCTGGACCTGACCCATGAGAGCGGCCTGTATTTCGGCCAGTGGTCACCGAACATGGGCCTGACGCCAGACAGCAACATGGAGCTGGACTCTTACATGGGCTTCAAGAAGCCCTTTGATCAGAGCACCGGTTACGAGCTGGGGATGATCCGCTACAGCTACCCGGAGACCAATCAGGTGGCCAGCCATGAGCTGTACGCCGGCCTGCGGATTCTCGACAGCCGCCTGGGCGCGGCCTTCAGCAATGACACCGGCACGCGCAACAACACCCTGTTCGTTGATCTGGGCAGCATGCCGCAACTGGGGGTGAACGTGCGCATGCAGTACACCACCCACGAGTTCGGCAGCGCACAGATTGCCAGTGACGGCCGGCTGGTCGGCGGCTTCAACGACTGGTCGCTGAAGTTGTCCCGGCCCTGGCTGGGCATCGACATGAACCTGATCTACAGCGACTCCAGCCTGAGCGGTGATGATTGCGGCCTGTACAGCGGGCATAACCCGCGCTGCGAGCAGACAGTCACGCTCAAGGCGGTGCGTGCGCTGTTCTGA
- a CDS encoding DUF6279 family lipoprotein gives MDYLSKVVITLLLAVSLLSGCGQVSLAYRNLDVIIPWSLSDYLKVRGEQKDWLDERLKQHLQWHCSTQLPGYLTWLDRLEQMVRDDQVSPAALQTRTREAEQAIARIARQVTPSVVELLSRLDDKQVQEMQQAFERDQSKRQKEYLNQPLDKQIADRAGRMEKRLSPWMGSLTAEQKARVQQWSVSLGEQNQAWLANRASWQQRFLAALQQRQQPDFAPRISALLQDRQTFWTADYREAYARTEQAAINLVADIYAMSTAQQKQKLLSRIDDMRKDFQDLDCLKAAQQVSMVMALEPTQSL, from the coding sequence ATGGATTACCTGTCGAAAGTTGTCATTACCCTGTTGCTGGCCGTGTCGCTGCTGAGCGGCTGTGGCCAGGTGAGCCTGGCCTATCGCAACCTGGATGTGATCATCCCCTGGTCGCTCAGCGATTACCTCAAGGTGCGTGGCGAGCAGAAAGACTGGCTCGATGAACGCCTCAAGCAGCATTTGCAGTGGCATTGCAGTACCCAGTTGCCGGGTTACCTGACCTGGCTCGACCGGCTTGAGCAGATGGTGCGCGACGATCAGGTCAGCCCTGCCGCGCTGCAAACCCGTACCCGTGAGGCCGAACAGGCGATTGCCCGCATTGCCCGGCAGGTCACCCCTTCGGTGGTCGAGTTGCTCAGCCGCCTGGATGACAAGCAGGTGCAGGAGATGCAGCAAGCCTTCGAACGCGATCAGAGCAAGCGCCAGAAGGAATACCTCAACCAGCCGCTGGACAAGCAGATCGCCGACCGCGCCGGGCGCATGGAAAAACGCCTGTCGCCGTGGATGGGCTCGCTGACCGCCGAGCAAAAGGCGCGGGTCCAGCAGTGGTCGGTGTCGCTGGGTGAGCAGAACCAGGCCTGGCTGGCCAACCGCGCCAGTTGGCAGCAACGCTTCCTGGCGGCCCTGCAACAGCGCCAGCAGCCTGACTTCGCCCCGCGCATCAGCGCCCTGCTGCAAGACCGCCAGACCTTCTGGACCGCCGACTACCGCGAAGCCTACGCGCGCACCGAACAGGCTGCGATCAACCTGGTGGCGGATATCTATGCCATGAGCACCGCGCAGCAGAAGCAGAAGCTGCTGAGCCGGATTGATGACATGCGCAAGGATTTTCAGGACCTGGATTGTTTAAAGGCGGCGCAACAGGTGTCGATGGTGATGGCCCTGGAGCCAACACAATCGTTGTAG